The stretch of DNA AGAACGTATTCACCGCAGCATTGCTGATCTGCGATTACTAGCGATTCCAGCTTCATGAAGTCGAGTTGCAGACTTCAATCCGAACTTGGACCGGCTTTAAAGATTCGCTTGGCGTTGCCGCTTTGCAGCTCTCTGTACCGGCCATTGTAGCACGTGTGTAGCCCAGATCATAAGGGGCATGATGACTTGACGTCATCCCCACCTTCCTCCTGCTCTTCGCAGGCAGTCTCGCTAGAGTCCCCAACTTAATGATGGTAACTAACGATAGGGGTTGCGCTCGTTGCGGGACTTAACCCAACATCTCACGACACGAGCTGTCGACAGCCATGCACCACCTGTCTCTACGTTCCCGAAGGCACTGCCTGTTCTCACAGGCATTCGTAGGATGTCAAGATCTGGTAAGGTTCCTCGCGTTGCGTCGAATTAAACCACATGCTCCACCGCTTGTGCGGGTCCCCGTCAATTCCTTTGAGTTTCAGCCTTGCGGCCGTACTCCCCAGGCGGATTACTTATCGCATTTGCTTCGGCACGGACACTCTTCATGCCCACACCCAGTAATCATCGTTTACAGCTAGGACTACCAGGGTATCTAATCCTGTTCGCTCCCCTAGCTTTCGCACTTCAGCGTCAGTTGCCGTCCAGTGAACTATCTTCATCATCGGCATTCCTGCACATATCTACGAATTTCACCTCTACTCGTGCAGTTCCGTCCACCTCTCCAGCACTCTAGCCAAACAGTTTCCAGGGCAGGCTTGCGGTTGAGCCGCAAGTTTTCACCCCAGACTTGTCTGGCCGCCTAGATGCCCTTTATGCCCAATAATTCCGGATAACGCTTGCGACATACGTATTACCGCGGCTGCTGGCACGTATTTAGCCGTCGCTTCTTCTGCAGGTACCGTCACTTTCTTCTTCCCTGCTGAAAGCACTTTACAATCCGAAAACCTTCTTCGTGCACACAGAATTGCTGGATCAGGGTTGCCCCCATTGTCCAATATTCCCCACTGCTGCCTCCCGTAGGAGTAAGGGCCGTATCTCAGTCCCCTTGTGGCCGTTCACCCTCTCAGGCCGGCTACCTATCATCGCCTTGGTGAGCCGTTACCTCACCAACAAGCTAATAGGACGCAAAGCTCTCCTGCAGCATCTCTTTTCATTGCCAGGCACATGCGTGCCGGCAATTGTATCAAGTGTTATCAGTCGTTTCCGTCTGTTATCCCTATCTGCAGGGCAAGTTCTTTACGCGTTACTCACCCGTCCGCCTTGGCTAGGCTGTGCAAGCACAGATTTGCCAAAGACTTGCATGTGTTAAGCATTCTGTCAGCGTTCATCCTGAGCCAGGATCAAACTCTTCATTCAATATATTTTACATATATTTAAATTTCACCTTTATCTTGACGAGAATCTTGTTTTACAACAAGAGCTCTTGACTATTATTTATCTTTTACACATTATTGCTTCTTCTATTCTTATCTCAATTGTCCTGCGACACGATTTCGTATCGACAAGATATATATTATCATAACTGAATTTATTTGTCAACTACTTTTTTTCAAAAAATTTGTGTTTTTGAATATTTTTATTCGTAGTCTATTTTTTATTTCTTAGAAAGTGCTTTAAAATCTAATTTTAATTTGTATTCTGTGAAATATTTTGTACTTTGAAGTTTTACCTTCTTTCCAAGTACTTTTTATTTTTGAATTTTTTGTAAAATCATTTTTATAGCTTCACTTATATCTTTCACTTGTGCTAATTCCTTATCTGTTATCCATTTAGAAACATCACTATTTATGTATCCTAAAGATTCTAAAGCTAACTTTAAATCTTCTTTCATTAGTAGTAATTTTGGATTTGATGTGTTTGATGTTATTAATTTACCTGATGATATATCACTGATTTCTTCTATTGTTTCTGTTAAATCTAGTTTTTTTACTTTATCTTTTAAGTCTAAAATTATTTTTTGGGCTTTTTTTATTCCTAGCCCTGGAACTCTTGTAAAAATCTTTGACTCATTTTCATTTACAATGTCTATAATTTCTCGTGTATTAAATGTCGATAATATTGCAATTCCAAGTTTAGGTCCTACACCGCTTATACTTATTAGTGCCTTGAAAAGTTCTCTTTCATTTTGTGTTTTGAAACCATATAATGAAATATCATCTTCCTTTACATTTGTATAAATGTATAATTTTTCATCATTTCCAATGTTATCTAATTTTTCAAACGTTTTTAAGGATACATATACTTTATACGCCAAACCATTTATATCTAAGGCTACATAATCAATTTTTTTGATTGTTAATTTTCCAGAAATATATTCAAACATTTATTTCCTTTCTTTATAATATGTTATAACTATTTCTATTATTATAATTTAACGAGCTCTACTTTTTTAATATTTTCTTCTAAAAACATAATACCGATTTCTTTAAATTTTTCCTGTCCATCAGTTACATAATAATTTACTTCTTCATTTTTAAGAGCATCGTTTTTTAAAAATTTATTTTTTTGTAAAATACTTTTTAAATCTAAAGCTGTTTCTTTTGCTGGATCTACTATTTTTATATCAGGATAAATTTTACTAATTGCATCTTTTAACAAAGGATAATGAGTACAACCTAATATTAATGTGTCGATTTTTTCTTCAAAATCATCAAGATATGTTTTTATTATTTGGTTTACTAATTTCCCACTTAAAATCCCTTCTTCTACTGCTGGTACAAAAAGTGGACAAGCTTTCTGAAAAACTTTTACTTTTGGATTGAAAAGCTTTATTTCTTCTATGTATTTTTCTGATTTTATTGTCGCTTTTGTTCCTATCACTCCAATTTCGTTACTTTTTGTAGTGTTTATCGCCGTTCTTGCACCTGCTTCAATTACTCCTATAATAGGAATTTTAAATATTTCCTTCAACTCCTTTAAAGCTAGTGCCGTTGCTGTATTGCAGGCTACTACGATTGCACTCACATCTTTTTCTAGCAAAAATTCAACTATTTCTTTTGAATATCGAATAATTAATTCTTTTGTTTTTTCTCCATACGGAACTCTTGCAGTATCTCCAAAATAATATATTTTTTCATTTGGGAGGACTTTTCTAATTTCTTTTAATACTGTTAACCCCCCAATTCCAGAATCAAATACACCAATTGACATTGTACTTCCTTTCTTTGTATATTCAAAATTGTTTATCTATAAAACAATAAAATTGAGCCGTTAAAAAACAGCTCTATTTTTATTTTAGTTTATTTCATAATTAATTCTCCGCTGTAAGTTAATGTTCCATCAGTTGCAACATATGTCCCTACTACTTTTCCTACACTTTTTTTATTAACTCCTGAATTTAAATTTATTGTATAATTTAGATTTGGACGTTGTGTAGCAGTTATTTCAACATCCTTTGTTGGATACAAGTTATATTTACTATCTCCTATTGTTGCTATTGCTACTACATCATTTTTACTTATGATTTTCATTTTCTTAGCTGAATTTTCATTATTGTTATTCTTTTTAAAAATCATATTGAAAAATTGTTCTATTTTATTTCCTTTTGTTTGAGAATGGTTTTCTGTATTGTTATTATTATCGTTTGTTTGATTATTATTGGCATAAGTGTTAGTTGCTACACTTGTTTTTCGTGCATAACCATTTGTATAATAATTATTTATTTCTCTTGCTCCTATGGCGTTTCTATCTTTTGCTCTGTTTGATCCTAAAATAACAGCTATCATTCTATCGTTTCCTCTATTTGCGGTTAGAACAATGTTTGATCCTGCTGCGTTGTGGTATCCTGTTTTTATTCCATCCACTCCTAGTACATTTCCTAAAAGTGCATTTGTTGAAGTTACCTTTGTATTTCCGTTGTCTACATAATCTGTCTTATTTTTTGAGAAGTTCAAGTATTCACTATAATCTTTTAGTGTTATTTGAGCAAGTTTATACAAATCTTTTGCATTTCCTTGATCCATGCATGAACCTGTATAACTAGGTGGCAATCCATGTGGAGAACAATATCTAAGAGAATTTAATCCATAACTTCTAGCTTTTTCATTCATGGAATGTACAAAATTCGAAACATCCCCTCCAACATACTCTGCAAGAGCGTATGCAGCATTATTTGATGATTTTATAATTGTTGCCTTTAACAAATCTCTTACTGTATATTGCTTTCCAGCAGTTAATTTTATTCCATATG from Leptotrichia massiliensis encodes:
- the ruvA gene encoding Holliday junction branch migration protein RuvA, yielding MFEYISGKLTIKKIDYVALDINGLAYKVYVSLKTFEKLDNIGNDEKLYIYTNVKEDDISLYGFKTQNERELFKALISISGVGPKLGIAILSTFNTREIIDIVNENESKIFTRVPGLGIKKAQKIILDLKDKVKKLDLTETIEEISDISSGKLITSNTSNPKLLLMKEDLKLALESLGYINSDVSKWITDKELAQVKDISEAIKMILQKIQK
- the murI gene encoding glutamate racemase, whose translation is MSIGVFDSGIGGLTVLKEIRKVLPNEKIYYFGDTARVPYGEKTKELIIRYSKEIVEFLLEKDVSAIVVACNTATALALKELKEIFKIPIIGVIEAGARTAINTTKSNEIGVIGTKATIKSEKYIEEIKLFNPKVKVFQKACPLFVPAVEEGILSGKLVNQIIKTYLDDFEEKIDTLILGCTHYPLLKDAISKIYPDIKIVDPAKETALDLKSILQKNKFLKNDALKNEEVNYYVTDGQEKFKEIGIMFLEENIKKVELVKL
- a CDS encoding D-alanyl-D-alanine carboxypeptidase family protein, yielding MGKKVKIGRKSKKLLFSMVFLAISAFSFADGEDYQDYKALLIGDVNGNIIKEDNSSDVRPLASVTKIMTSILTLDKIKNGQISYDDKVTVSAKAASVPYGIKLTAGKQYTVRDLLKATIIKSSNNAAYALAEYVGGDVSNFVHSMNEKARSYGLNSLRYCSPHGLPPSYTGSCMDQGNAKDLYKLAQITLKDYSEYLNFSKNKTDYVDNGNTKVTSTNALLGNVLGVDGIKTGYHNAAGSNIVLTANRGNDRMIAVILGSNRAKDRNAIGAREINNYYTNGYARKTSVATNTYANNNQTNDNNNNTENHSQTKGNKIEQFFNMIFKKNNNNENSAKKMKIISKNDVVAIATIGDSKYNLYPTKDVEITATQRPNLNYTINLNSGVNKKSVGKVVGTYVATDGTLTYSGELIMK